A region of Necator americanus strain Aroian chromosome I, whole genome shotgun sequence DNA encodes the following proteins:
- a CDS encoding hypothetical protein (NECATOR_CHRI.G4023.T1), giving the protein MIRLLVAAFLVSSVASECTYSGGDVSARWQVTDNKLTIEFVNKKIGNNQWTGIGFGPNMENLEVVVVKIEDNKPVLVTGHTSGYETPALDKTANVAPELLSFNSNQLTFRFTRPLGANGERNHNLEECQQWNFVKEGVLENGEIGTHTSKPVPVKVCPKECKKSIIHD; this is encoded by the exons ATGATTCGACTCCTCGTAGCTGCGTTTCTTGTGTCCTCAGTGGCTTCGGAATGTACGTACAGCGGCGGTGATGTGAGCGCTCGTTGGCAG gTGACCGATAATAAATTAACCATCGAatttgtgaacaaaaaaattggaaacaatCAATGGACAGGAATTGGCTTCGGACCTAATATG GAAAATCTTGAAGTTGTTGTCGTCAAAATCGAGGATAACAAACCAGTGCTGGTAACTGGTCACACGTCTGGATATGAAACACCAGCTTTGGATAAGACCGCTAACGTTGCCCCAGAATTGCTCAGCTTTAACA GTAATCAACTCACTTTCCGATTCACTCGACCATTAGGTGCAAATGGCGAGCGAAATCATAATTTGGAAGAGTGCCAGCAGTGGAAC TTCGTGAAAGAAGGTGTACTGGAGAATGGCGAGATTGGGACGCATACGTCGAAGCCGGTGCCAGTGAAAGTGTGTCCGAAGGAATGCAAAAAGAGCATCATTCACGACTAA
- a CDS encoding hypothetical protein (NECATOR_CHRI.G4021.T4) yields the protein MARQAVQRKTGARALRSIMEKVLLQAKYECPGTAVQTVVITGAVVRARSQFHRSNFEPSSSMNGTVTVERRQVSLQYQQRVGGQHYYHQYCPPLVFEANNVLRAASARTPLPLSFTPLNSRTSRNLFEKAADASGEEEEDEEEKEEDDEENEEEEEERIEAQILINSTILDINTEEEEEQEEEEEKEEEEEKKEEEQEQEEEEEEEEEEQEEEEEEEEEQEEEEEEEEVESDRNPI from the exons ATGGCACGACAAGCTGTTCAACGAAAAACCGGTGCTCGAGCATTAAG GTCAATTATGGAAAAAGTTCTTCTACAAGCAAAATATGAATGTCCAGGAACAGCTGTTCAAACTGTTGTGATTACTGGTGCGGTTGTACGGG CACGAAGCCAATTTCACAGGAGCAACTTTGAGCCATCATCTTCGATGAATGGCACCGTGACAGTGGAGCGACGCCAAGTCAGTCTCCAATATCAACAGCGCGTTGGAGGACAGCACTATTATCATCAGTACTGCCCACCGCTG GTATTCGAAGCGAATAATGTCCTACGAGCCGCTTCTGCAAGGACACCGTTACCTCTGTCATTTACGCCACTCAACTCCAGAACCTCACGGAACCTGTTCGAGAAAGCGGCCGACGCAAGC GGGGAAGAAGAGGAGGacgaggaggagaaggaggaagaCGACGAAGAGAatgaggaggaggaagaagagagaatTGAGGCG caaatactaataaatagtACTATACTGGATATTAATaccgaagaagaagaggaacaggaggaggaggaggagaaggaggaggaggaagagaaaaaggaagaagaacaagaacaagaagaagaggaagaagaagaagaagaagaacaggaggaggaggaggaggaagaggaagagcaagaggaagaagaagaagaagaagaggtagAATCGGACAGAAATCCGATCTAA
- a CDS encoding hypothetical protein (NECATOR_CHRI.G4022.T1): MLMPFLKNIGNYCNVICIHTVAKHLGRVHPACPKDGERREKCLEKFCKDISQLFKKKNLKCNVCPIVMKEIKEKSNEELKEMIVNNDCTHLFPTA, translated from the exons ATGTTAATGCcgtttctcaaaaatattggTAACTACTGCAATGTCATATGTATTCATACCGTAGCAAAACATCTCGGTAGAGTACATCCAGCATGTCCGAAAGACGgtgagagaagagaaaaa TGTCTCGAGAAATTTTGCAAGGATATTTCTcaattatttaaaaagaagaatttgaagtgCAATGTTTGTCCTATCGTTATGAAGgaaatcaaagagaaaagtAATGAGGAACTCAAAGAAATGATCGTTAACAATGATTGTACTCATTTATTTCCTactgcatga
- a CDS encoding hypothetical protein (NECATOR_CHRI.G4021.T2): MAPADLRKIHFAYFEQILINSTILDINTEEEEEQEEEEEKEEEEEKKEEEQEQEEEEEEEEEEQEEEEEEEEEQEEEEEEEEVESDRNPI, encoded by the exons ATGGCCCCCGCGGATCTTAGAAAAATCCACTTTGCTTATTTCGAG caaatactaataaatagtACTATACTGGATATTAATaccgaagaagaagaggaacaggaggaggaggaggagaaggaggaggaggaagagaaaaaggaagaagaacaagaacaagaagaagaggaagaagaagaagaagaagaacaggaggaggaggaggaggaagaggaagagcaagaggaagaagaagaagaagaagaggtagAATCGGACAGAAATCCGATCTAA